In Flavobacterium sp. N3904, one DNA window encodes the following:
- a CDS encoding YceI family protein yields the protein MKTLKLICMTLVILFSFHKGIAQTYKIDVTKSIINWEGKKITGQHEGTINFKDGYLVFKEKKVVGGSFIANMQSLSNTDQTGNSKLKLEGHLKSEDFFSVDNFPTSTLVFKSIATKSPNTYLINADLTIKGITNSIQFDLVVNGKKATASLTINRTKYDIKYGSGSYFDDLGDKTIYDDFELNVVLVY from the coding sequence ATGAAAACCTTAAAACTAATTTGCATGACTCTTGTAATTCTTTTTTCATTTCATAAAGGAATTGCACAAACCTACAAAATAGATGTAACTAAAAGCATCATCAATTGGGAAGGCAAAAAAATAACTGGCCAACACGAAGGAACAATAAACTTCAAAGATGGTTATCTTGTTTTTAAAGAAAAGAAAGTGGTAGGAGGTAGTTTTATAGCAAACATGCAATCCTTATCAAATACTGATCAAACTGGAAATTCTAAATTAAAACTGGAAGGACATTTAAAATCGGAAGACTTCTTTAGCGTTGATAATTTTCCAACTTCAACATTAGTTTTTAAAAGTATTGCAACGAAAAGCCCCAATACGTACTTAATCAATGCCGATTTGACCATTAAAGGAATTACCAATTCCATACAATTTGATTTGGTTGTAAATGGAAAAAAAGCAACTGCGTCATTAACAATTAATCGAACTAAATATGACATTAAATATGGTTCAGGCAGTTATTTTGATGATTTGGGAGATAAAACGATTTATGATGATTTTGAGTTAAATGTAGTCTTAGTGTATTAA
- a CDS encoding efflux RND transporter permease subunit — MQEGISGKIAHFFINSKLTILLMVALMIIGVYSSFLIPREEEPQINVPMADVMVGYPGANPAEVESRVIKPLEKVISNIKGVEHVHSMAMNGQAMLIVQFFVGQDVERSYVKLYDELAKHEDMFPQGVYKPMVKTRSIDDVPMLGLTLWSEKQDAFQLRQLAEEVTSEIEKVKDVAITKEIGGNNRELKVILDKDKMAENGVDALGVMQMIQANNGSSQSGSFVNDDKEYLVTTGQFLSNAEDLENLVVGVNKNLPVYLKQVAKVQDGPSTARSYVSFGYGKANEKFKTAKSEYPAVTISVGKIKGADAMKISAKIITKVEQLKKNLIPNDVHVEVTRNYGETASDKVGELLLHLGIAIIAVTLLVMLAMGWRGGLVVFFSVPLTFALTLFAYYLLGYTLNRITLFALVFVVGIVVDDSIIIAENMHRHFKMKRLPFKQAAIYAINEVGNPTILATFTVIAAILPMAFVSGMMGPYMSPMPIGASIAMLLSLFVALTVTPYLGYHLLQEKEEQKHKESEGIETSWVYKIYSKLERPFLESSAKRRILVAVTVVLLFGSVLMFFTKSVVVKMLPFDNKNEFQVVIDMPEGTTLERTAAVTKEIAQYLSTKPEVVNYQNYIGTSAPITFNGLVRHYDLRGGSNMADIQVNLLHKEDRDLQSHAIAKEMRPEIQKIAKKYGANVKIIEVPPGPPVLSTLVAEIYGPNYKDQIKVAHQVKSILEKTTDIVDVDWMVEDNQTEYKLKIDKEKAMLNGIAPQQVVGNLTYLLKEYPVSNLYDENSNDNVGIVLSLDDKDKTSLQDIENLKIKGSQGNMIPVSDLVKVEMDTLQKTIYRKDQKRVVYVTADMAGALESPVYAILGMNEKLAKMQLPKGYKVNELYMEQPTDESDFTVKWDGEWQITLEVFRDLGVAFMVVIVIIYMLIVGWFQNFKTPMVMMLAIPLSLIGIVFGHWLLNAYFTATSFIGMIALAGVMVRNSVLLIDFIEIRLNEGVPLKQAIIEAGAVRTTPILLTTGAVVIGASIILFDPIFQGLAISLVFGAIVSTVLTLLVVPLIYYITERKKWEK, encoded by the coding sequence ATGCAAGAAGGAATTTCAGGTAAAATAGCCCATTTTTTCATCAATTCGAAGTTAACGATACTGTTAATGGTGGCGTTGATGATTATAGGAGTGTACAGCTCGTTTCTAATCCCAAGGGAGGAAGAACCACAAATAAATGTTCCGATGGCCGACGTAATGGTGGGTTATCCTGGTGCTAACCCCGCCGAAGTAGAAAGTCGTGTGATCAAGCCTTTGGAGAAAGTAATCTCGAATATCAAAGGGGTCGAACACGTGCACAGTATGGCCATGAACGGTCAAGCGATGTTGATTGTACAGTTTTTTGTGGGGCAGGATGTGGAGCGTTCGTATGTAAAATTATATGACGAGTTGGCGAAACACGAAGATATGTTCCCGCAAGGAGTGTACAAACCGATGGTAAAAACCCGTTCGATTGATGATGTGCCGATGCTGGGATTAACGCTTTGGAGCGAGAAACAAGATGCTTTTCAGTTGCGTCAGCTTGCCGAAGAAGTGACTTCGGAAATCGAGAAAGTAAAAGATGTAGCCATTACCAAGGAAATTGGCGGAAACAATCGCGAACTGAAAGTGATTTTGGACAAAGATAAAATGGCCGAAAATGGCGTGGATGCTTTGGGCGTTATGCAAATGATTCAGGCCAATAACGGCAGTTCACAATCGGGTAGTTTTGTCAATGACGACAAAGAATACTTGGTTACCACGGGACAATTTTTATCGAATGCCGAAGATTTAGAAAACCTCGTGGTCGGTGTCAATAAAAACCTGCCGGTGTATTTGAAACAAGTTGCCAAAGTGCAAGATGGCCCCTCAACAGCCAGAAGTTATGTGTCATTTGGATATGGCAAAGCCAATGAAAAATTCAAAACCGCCAAATCAGAATATCCTGCCGTGACGATCTCCGTTGGGAAAATAAAAGGTGCGGATGCGATGAAAATTTCGGCAAAAATTATTACCAAAGTAGAACAATTAAAAAAGAATTTAATTCCAAACGATGTACACGTTGAAGTAACCCGTAACTATGGAGAAACGGCTTCGGATAAAGTGGGAGAATTGCTGTTGCACTTGGGAATTGCGATTATTGCCGTGACGCTTTTGGTAATGTTGGCTATGGGCTGGCGCGGTGGATTGGTAGTTTTCTTCTCCGTACCACTGACGTTTGCGCTGACGTTGTTTGCCTATTATTTATTAGGTTACACGCTCAATAGAATCACGCTTTTTGCCTTAGTATTTGTGGTGGGAATTGTGGTCGATGACAGTATTATTATTGCTGAGAATATGCACCGCCATTTCAAAATGAAGCGACTGCCTTTCAAACAAGCGGCGATCTACGCGATCAATGAGGTAGGAAATCCAACGATTTTGGCAACGTTTACCGTAATTGCAGCAATACTTCCTATGGCGTTTGTATCCGGAATGATGGGACCTTATATGAGTCCGATGCCAATTGGCGCTTCGATTGCGATGTTATTGTCATTGTTTGTGGCCTTGACAGTTACACCTTATTTGGGTTATCATTTATTACAAGAAAAAGAAGAGCAAAAACACAAAGAATCCGAAGGAATAGAAACCAGTTGGGTGTACAAAATCTACAGCAAACTGGAACGTCCTTTCTTGGAGAGCAGTGCCAAAAGACGCATTCTGGTAGCAGTAACGGTGGTGTTGCTATTTGGATCGGTATTGATGTTTTTTACCAAATCGGTGGTCGTAAAAATGTTACCATTCGATAATAAAAATGAGTTTCAAGTGGTTATTGATATGCCCGAAGGAACAACCTTGGAACGCACGGCTGCGGTTACAAAAGAAATTGCACAGTATCTTTCGACAAAACCCGAAGTGGTGAATTATCAAAACTATATTGGGACCTCGGCACCGATTACGTTCAACGGTTTGGTGCGCCACTATGATTTGCGCGGCGGTAGCAATATGGCCGACATACAGGTGAATTTATTGCACAAGGAAGACCGTGATTTACAAAGTCACGCTATTGCAAAAGAAATGCGTCCTGAGATTCAGAAAATAGCCAAGAAATATGGAGCCAATGTAAAAATTATCGAAGTTCCGCCAGGACCTCCTGTTTTATCGACTTTGGTGGCTGAGATTTATGGGCCTAATTATAAAGACCAAATAAAAGTGGCCCATCAAGTAAAATCGATTCTTGAAAAAACCACCGATATTGTGGATGTCGACTGGATGGTTGAAGACAATCAAACGGAATACAAACTGAAAATTGACAAAGAAAAAGCGATGTTGAATGGTATTGCTCCTCAACAAGTGGTCGGCAATCTGACGTATTTATTGAAAGAATATCCGGTTTCGAATTTGTATGATGAAAATTCCAATGATAATGTGGGCATCGTTCTTTCGCTTGACGACAAAGACAAAACGAGTTTACAAGACATTGAAAACCTAAAAATCAAAGGAAGTCAAGGAAATATGATTCCGGTAAGTGATTTGGTAAAAGTAGAAATGGACACATTGCAAAAAACCATTTACCGAAAAGACCAAAAACGCGTGGTTTATGTAACCGCGGATATGGCTGGAGCATTAGAAAGTCCCGTATATGCCATTTTGGGAATGAATGAAAAACTGGCCAAAATGCAATTGCCAAAGGGATACAAAGTCAACGAACTCTATATGGAACAACCGACGGACGAAAGTGATTTTACCGTAAAATGGGATGGCGAATGGCAAATTACCTTGGAAGTATTCCGTGATTTGGGTGTGGCATTTATGGTGGTTATCGTGATTATTTATATGCTGATTGTGGGTTGGTTCCAAAACTTCAAAACGCCTATGGTGATGATGTTGGCCATTCCGCTTTCGCTAATAGGAATTGTGTTTGGTCACTGGTTGCTGAATGCGTATTTCACAGCAACGTCTTTCATCGGAATGATTGCATTGGCTGGGGTGATGGTAAGGAACTCGGTGTTGCTTATCGATTTTATCGAAATCCGACTGAACGAAGGTGTGCCTTTGAAACAAGCCATTATTGAGGCAGGTGCGGTACGTACGACACCAATTTTGCTAACCACGGGTGCTGTAGTTATTGGAGCTTCCATTATTTTGTTTGACCCAATCTTTCAAGGTTTGGCAATTTCATTAGTATTTGGAGCCATCGTCTCTACAGTATTGACATTACTGGTCGTGCCTTTGATTTATTATATCACTGAAAGAAAAAAATGGGAGAAATAA
- a CDS encoding YceI family protein, with the protein MKNLKSIALAFVVALSTLAVTAQTKKVDVSKSTINWVGKKVTGQHSGTVAIKSGALVFKKNVLAGGTFTVDMTTLTSTDLTGEYLGKLNGHLKSEDFFSTEKFPTSTLVFKTIAAKGNDVYTVTADLTIKGKTNPVTFDITVKGDTATTAFKVDRTKYDIKYGSGSFFEGLGDKTIYDDFELTVSLKF; encoded by the coding sequence ATGAAAAACTTAAAATCAATTGCCTTAGCATTCGTTGTAGCATTGTCTACACTAGCAGTAACTGCTCAAACTAAAAAAGTAGATGTTTCTAAAAGTACCATCAACTGGGTTGGGAAAAAAGTAACTGGTCAACATTCCGGAACTGTAGCTATCAAAAGTGGTGCTTTAGTATTCAAAAAAAATGTTTTAGCTGGTGGTACATTCACCGTTGATATGACTACACTAACTTCTACAGATCTTACAGGTGAATATCTTGGAAAATTAAACGGTCACTTGAAATCAGAAGATTTCTTCTCAACAGAAAAATTCCCAACCTCAACTTTAGTTTTCAAAACTATTGCTGCAAAAGGAAATGACGTATATACTGTAACTGCTGATTTAACTATCAAAGGAAAAACAAATCCTGTAACTTTTGATATCACTGTAAAAGGAGATACCGCTACTACAGCATTCAAAGTGGACAGAACAAAATACGACATCAAATACGGTTCAGGAAGTTTCTTCGAAGGTTTAGGAGACAAAACTATCTATGATGATTTTGAACTAACAGTAAGTTTAAAATTCTAA
- a CDS encoding TolC family protein, translated as MRKINFILLGIISITHFGYSQDTIAISKKDIWAKASDKNLQIKMANQDFKSAQADYRQSNSLFLPNISASHTSMATTNPLMAFGSKLNQGILTPSDFDPAKLNNPSQTKNFATRIDVLQPLINVDGLYGRQAAKSKMDAYQLQTERTKEYLELEINKAFMQLQMSYKAVKVIEKANATAEANLKLIQNYFNQGILQKTDLLSMQVRVNEVQNQLQYAKSNIQNASDYLAFLLDEGTANKVYKPIEELDNVIIIDAFNTSLSDNRKDIQAMNKTTESYGKMLQSSKMNFLPRLNAFGSYEMYAQQLFGSNSNGYVVGAQLSWNAFDGYKSIGKMEKAKADFQKSEIETQQYKAQSQMELSKANRQLRDAENKVNLEKLALEQSKEAYRIRSNRFTQGLEKTTDLLLTETQMYQKELEYLQAVFEYNYTQEYLQFLTK; from the coding sequence ATGAGAAAAATCAATTTTATACTACTGGGCATTATTTCAATTACCCATTTTGGATATAGTCAAGATACAATAGCTATTTCTAAAAAGGACATTTGGGCAAAAGCGTCTGATAAGAACCTGCAAATAAAAATGGCGAATCAAGATTTCAAATCGGCTCAGGCTGATTATCGCCAATCGAATTCGTTGTTCTTGCCAAACATCTCTGCTTCGCACACTTCTATGGCAACGACAAATCCGTTGATGGCTTTTGGTTCTAAATTGAATCAGGGGATTTTAACGCCATCCGACTTTGATCCTGCAAAACTGAACAATCCTTCACAAACCAAAAATTTTGCGACCAGAATTGATGTTTTGCAACCGCTTATCAATGTTGACGGATTGTATGGACGACAAGCAGCCAAATCCAAAATGGATGCGTATCAATTGCAAACCGAAAGAACCAAAGAATACTTGGAACTGGAGATCAACAAAGCTTTTATGCAATTGCAAATGAGTTACAAAGCCGTAAAAGTGATTGAAAAAGCAAATGCCACGGCGGAAGCCAATTTGAAATTGATTCAGAATTATTTCAATCAGGGAATTTTGCAAAAAACCGATTTGCTATCAATGCAAGTGCGCGTCAATGAAGTTCAAAATCAATTGCAATATGCCAAAAGTAACATTCAAAACGCTTCGGATTATTTGGCTTTTCTATTAGATGAAGGCACTGCGAATAAAGTGTATAAACCTATTGAAGAATTGGACAATGTTATCATAATCGATGCTTTCAACACTTCATTATCGGATAATCGAAAAGACATTCAGGCGATGAACAAAACAACCGAATCCTATGGCAAAATGTTACAATCGAGTAAAATGAATTTCTTGCCCAGATTGAACGCTTTTGGAAGTTACGAAATGTATGCGCAGCAACTTTTCGGATCTAATTCAAATGGCTATGTAGTGGGTGCGCAGTTGTCTTGGAATGCTTTTGACGGTTATAAATCGATTGGTAAAATGGAAAAAGCCAAAGCTGATTTTCAAAAATCGGAAATAGAAACCCAACAATATAAAGCGCAAAGCCAAATGGAATTGAGCAAAGCCAACAGACAACTTAGAGATGCCGAAAACAAAGTGAATTTAGAGAAACTGGCTTTGGAACAATCCAAAGAAGCGTATAGAATAAGAAGCAATCGTTTCACGCAAGGGCTAGAAAAAACAACAGACTTATTGCTCACAGAAACACAGATGTACCAAAAAGAACTGGAATATTTACAAGCTGTTTTTGAATACAATTACACACAGGAATACTTGCAGTTTTTGACAAAATAA
- a CDS encoding anthranilate synthase component II, which translates to MKKILVIDNYDSFTYNLVHYLEDLNCEVTVYRNDEFDIDEIAIFDKILLSPGPGIPDEAGLLKAVIQKYAPTKSIFGVCLGQQAIGEVFGGTLSNLDKVYHGVATMVKTVVDDELLFEGLGNEFEVGRYHSWVVDTDLPDVLEATSFDENGQVMSLRHKTYDVRGVQFHPESVLTPNGKKILENWVNS; encoded by the coding sequence ATGAAAAAAATACTAGTCATAGACAATTACGATAGCTTCACTTATAATTTAGTGCATTATCTAGAAGATTTAAATTGCGAAGTTACCGTTTACAGAAACGATGAATTTGATATTGATGAAATAGCGATTTTCGACAAAATTCTGCTTTCACCTGGACCAGGAATACCTGATGAAGCCGGATTATTAAAAGCCGTAATTCAAAAATATGCACCAACCAAAAGTATTTTTGGCGTGTGTTTAGGCCAACAAGCCATAGGAGAAGTTTTTGGCGGAACGCTTTCAAATCTCGATAAAGTATATCATGGTGTAGCCACAATGGTAAAAACAGTGGTAGATGACGAACTATTATTTGAAGGATTGGGTAACGAATTTGAAGTGGGCCGTTACCATTCTTGGGTTGTTGACACTGATTTACCGGATGTTTTGGAAGCTACTTCTTTTGACGAAAACGGTCAGGTAATGTCGTTACGACACAAAACATACGATGTTCGAGGCGTTCAATTTCATCCTGAAAGTGTCTTGACACCCAATGGAAAAAAGATTTTAGAAAACTGGGTAAATAGCTAG
- a CDS encoding efflux RND transporter periplasmic adaptor subunit: MKNYLFKSAIITSLFVLLLSSCHGEKKVSLSKEPAITVKVSGVSENNNGQFVTASGKIEAENSANLSTRMMGYVTKLHVQVGQKVGAGQLLVSINNTDLQAKKAQVDASILQATAGYNNAKKDYDRFVNLFKQQSASQKELDDMTARYEMAKAGLEGAKQMRNEVIAQFSYSNITAPFAGVVTNTFLKEGDMANPGMPLVSIEGASRLQVTAMVSENDITAIKKGMPVKVLVKSSNAILNGKVSEVSLSAKNTGGQYLVKINLDKTDSSVLSGMFVNVQFPVANTIHPSDSEQAKQTNTSEKVLVPESALVQQGQLTGIYTIGTGNIAILRWLRIGKNFGNQVEVLSGLSANEQYIVSADGKLYNGALVSVQ, translated from the coding sequence ATGAAGAACTACTTATTTAAATCAGCTATAATCACATCTCTATTCGTTTTACTGCTTTCCTCTTGTCATGGAGAAAAGAAAGTATCTCTTAGCAAAGAACCTGCTATCACGGTAAAAGTAAGTGGTGTGTCTGAAAACAACAACGGGCAATTTGTAACGGCCAGTGGAAAAATTGAAGCCGAAAACTCCGCCAATTTAAGCACGCGAATGATGGGTTATGTAACCAAACTTCACGTTCAAGTGGGACAAAAAGTCGGTGCGGGACAATTATTAGTCAGCATCAACAACACCGATTTGCAAGCCAAAAAAGCGCAAGTGGATGCTAGTATTTTGCAAGCAACAGCAGGCTACAACAATGCCAAAAAAGATTACGACCGTTTTGTGAATTTATTCAAACAACAAAGCGCTTCCCAAAAAGAATTGGATGATATGACAGCTCGTTATGAAATGGCAAAAGCAGGTCTGGAAGGCGCCAAACAAATGCGAAACGAAGTAATAGCACAATTCTCCTACTCGAATATCACAGCTCCGTTTGCGGGTGTTGTAACCAATACTTTTTTAAAAGAAGGCGATATGGCCAATCCGGGAATGCCGTTAGTAAGTATAGAAGGTGCATCGAGATTACAAGTAACGGCTATGGTTTCAGAAAATGACATTACTGCCATCAAAAAAGGAATGCCGGTAAAAGTTTTGGTAAAATCATCTAATGCAATTCTAAACGGAAAAGTAAGCGAAGTAAGTCTGTCAGCAAAAAATACAGGTGGTCAGTATTTGGTAAAAATCAATTTGGACAAAACCGATTCTTCAGTTTTATCCGGAATGTTCGTAAACGTTCAGTTTCCTGTTGCCAATACCATACACCCGAGCGATAGCGAACAGGCGAAGCAAACAAATACAAGCGAAAAAGTTTTGGTTCCCGAAAGTGCTTTGGTACAACAAGGACAGTTAACTGGAATTTATACTATTGGAACTGGAAATATAGCCATATTAAGATGGTTGCGTATTGGTAAAAACTTTGGCAATCAAGTAGAAGTTTTGTCTGGTTTATCGGCAAATGAGCAATATATTGTTTCGGCTGATGGTAAATTGTATAACGGAGCTTTGGTTAGTGTTCAATAG
- a CDS encoding MarR family winged helix-turn-helix transcriptional regulator — translation MKIEDELKSTVDYTKSTRVVLNLMYTQNVIADSFNEIIKSYDISGEQYNVLRILRGQKGHPANMCIIQERMLARTSNTTRLVDKLLLKDFVTRNVCPENRRKIEVLITQKGLDLLTELDPKVKEHEEQFAKNLSEEELVQLNTLLEKYRTK, via the coding sequence ATGAAGATTGAAGATGAATTAAAAAGTACGGTTGATTATACTAAATCAACTAGAGTGGTTTTAAATTTGATGTACACACAAAACGTTATTGCTGATAGTTTTAACGAGATTATAAAATCGTATGATATTTCAGGAGAACAATATAACGTCTTAAGAATATTGAGAGGGCAAAAAGGACATCCTGCCAATATGTGCATCATACAGGAAAGAATGCTCGCAAGAACAAGTAATACAACACGGTTAGTTGACAAATTATTATTAAAAGATTTTGTAACTCGAAATGTTTGTCCAGAAAACAGAAGAAAAATTGAAGTTTTAATTACCCAAAAAGGTTTGGATTTATTAACTGAACTCGACCCCAAAGTAAAAGAACACGAAGAGCAATTTGCTAAAAATTTAAGCGAAGAAGAATTAGTACAACTGAATACCTTATTAGAAAAATATAGAACTAAATAA
- a CDS encoding NAD(P)H-dependent oxidoreductase has product MSNFLNNQNWRYATKKFDATKKVSAEDLNTLKEAIRLSSSSYGLQPYKVIIVENPELRAQLQQAAWGQSQIVDASHLFIFANDTNIGDEAIDNFLNTISVTRETPMEALAGYGDFMKSKISTLEPAIKNVWTSKQTYLALGNLLNAAAELKIDVTPMEGFVPAQVNEILGLDKLNLNASLIATVGYRHEEDATQFYKKVRKSQEDLFITL; this is encoded by the coding sequence ATGAGCAATTTTTTAAACAATCAAAATTGGAGATATGCAACAAAGAAATTTGATGCCACAAAAAAAGTTTCAGCAGAAGATTTAAACACTTTAAAAGAAGCAATTCGTTTGAGTTCATCCTCTTATGGATTACAACCATACAAAGTGATTATTGTTGAAAATCCTGAATTAAGAGCACAATTGCAACAGGCCGCTTGGGGGCAATCGCAAATCGTAGATGCATCGCATTTATTCATTTTTGCCAATGATACTAATATTGGTGATGAAGCGATTGACAATTTTTTGAATACAATAAGCGTTACTAGAGAAACTCCAATGGAAGCTTTGGCTGGATATGGTGATTTTATGAAATCGAAAATATCAACTTTGGAGCCAGCAATCAAAAATGTTTGGACATCAAAACAAACCTATTTAGCATTAGGAAATTTATTGAATGCTGCTGCCGAACTTAAAATTGATGTAACACCAATGGAAGGTTTTGTTCCTGCGCAAGTAAACGAAATATTAGGATTAGACAAACTAAATCTTAATGCTTCACTTATTGCAACTGTTGGATACCGTCATGAAGAAGATGCAACTCAATTTTACAAAAAAGTTAGAAAATCACAAGAAGACTTATTTATCACTTTATAA
- a CDS encoding anthranilate synthase component I family protein, translated as MKTYKLQTNYKQILADTITPVSVYFKIRDKFPNSLLLESSDYHGNDNSFSYICCNPIASIKIENETIYKTYPDGTSETIIIDANTNIPEIIQDFSGQFQSDKTDFKFINNGLFGYISYDAVRYFEKVTIAKKENSNSIPDVYYAVYQNIIAINHFKNEAYIFCHSLDGKNNISEIEQLLQSRNIASYKFSKEGKGFSNLTDEEFKQNVALAKKHCFRGDVFQLVLSRRFTQSFKGDEFNVYRALRSINPSPYLFFFDYGDFKIFGSSPEAQIIVKNRKAEIHPIAGTFKRTGDDEKDAVLAKNLSEDKKENSEHVMLVDLARNDLSRHGHNVNVEKYREVQFFSHVIHLVSKVTGHLHEKATTMQVVADTFPAGTLSGAPKHRAMQLIEDYEKTNRNFYGGAIGFMDFEGNFNHAIMIRTFLSKNHQLHSQAGAGIVASSNEESEMQEVYNKLLALNKALDLAETI; from the coding sequence ATGAAAACGTATAAACTACAAACCAACTACAAACAAATCCTAGCCGATACAATTACACCGGTAAGCGTTTATTTTAAAATTAGAGATAAATTCCCAAACAGCTTGTTATTAGAAAGTAGCGATTATCACGGAAACGACAATAGCTTTTCCTATATCTGTTGCAATCCAATCGCTTCGATAAAAATAGAAAATGAAACCATCTATAAAACATACCCAGATGGAACTTCAGAAACTATTATTATTGATGCAAACACCAATATTCCGGAAATTATTCAAGATTTTTCAGGACAATTCCAATCGGACAAAACAGATTTCAAGTTTATCAACAATGGCTTATTTGGCTATATATCCTATGATGCCGTTCGTTATTTCGAAAAAGTAACCATCGCCAAAAAAGAAAACAGCAATTCGATTCCCGATGTGTACTATGCGGTATATCAAAACATCATTGCCATCAACCATTTCAAAAACGAAGCTTATATTTTCTGTCACAGTTTGGATGGAAAAAACAACATTTCCGAAATTGAACAATTATTACAATCCAGAAACATCGCTTCGTATAAATTCTCCAAAGAAGGCAAAGGTTTTTCGAATCTAACCGATGAAGAATTCAAACAAAATGTGGCTTTGGCAAAAAAACACTGCTTCCGTGGCGACGTGTTTCAACTAGTTTTATCCAGAAGATTTACCCAAAGTTTCAAAGGTGACGAATTTAATGTGTATAGAGCTTTGAGAAGCATCAATCCATCCCCTTACCTATTCTTTTTTGATTACGGTGATTTCAAAATTTTTGGTTCATCACCCGAAGCCCAAATTATTGTCAAAAACCGAAAAGCCGAAATCCATCCTATTGCAGGAACCTTCAAAAGAACAGGTGATGACGAAAAAGACGCTGTCCTTGCCAAAAATTTATCGGAAGACAAAAAAGAAAATAGTGAACACGTGATGTTGGTCGATTTGGCTCGAAATGATTTAAGCCGTCACGGACACAATGTAAATGTAGAAAAATACAGAGAAGTGCAGTTTTTCTCTCATGTTATTCATTTGGTTTCCAAAGTGACAGGACATTTACACGAGAAAGCCACAACTATGCAGGTAGTTGCCGATACTTTTCCAGCTGGAACTTTGAGCGGTGCGCCAAAACACAGAGCGATGCAGTTAATCGAAGATTACGAAAAAACAAACCGTAATTTTTATGGTGGAGCCATTGGTTTTATGGATTTTGAAGGTAACTTTAATCACGCAATTATGATCCGAACTTTCCTGAGCAAAAACCACCAATTACATTCCCAAGCAGGTGCTGGAATTGTGGCCAGTTCAAACGAAGAAAGCGAAATGCAGGAGGTTTATAATAAGCTACTAGCTTTAAATAAAGCATTGGATTTGGCAGAAACGATATAA
- a CDS encoding DUF2892 domain-containing protein, whose amino-acid sequence MKNRIVRGIAGTFILASLLLSIYVNQNWLWFTAFVGANLLQSSITKWCLMNQILDKFGVKD is encoded by the coding sequence ATGAAAAATAGAATTGTAAGAGGTATTGCAGGCACCTTCATCTTAGCCAGTTTGCTATTATCCATCTATGTCAATCAAAATTGGTTGTGGTTTACGGCCTTTGTAGGTGCAAATTTATTGCAATCGTCAATAACCAAATGGTGCTTGATGAATCAAATCTTAGACAAATTTGGAGTGAAAGACTAA